One window of the Wenzhouxiangella sp. XN24 genome contains the following:
- a CDS encoding biotin--[acetyl-CoA-carboxylase] ligase produces MNFNPALLQALAPGHPVSGEALGRALGVSRAAVWKAVRRLVALGVPVEARRGRGYCLPAPLELLDPAAIRAALQPAACDQLGLLEVVAEIDSTNARVLAGGLPLGTLAACLAEYQSAGRGRRGRRWLAPPASGICLSVGGRMAAAPADFAALPAAVGVACATALEALGVAGVRLKWPNDLLLDDAKLGGVLIELRGEAQGPATLAVGLGLNLRLGTAARAAIVSAGGLPPADLAAVAPGLGRNRIAAALIEALTTCIVRAPAALSDAVLADWATRDAMHGRPVCVSAGSSQRRGIARGIDRSGALLLETADGSRQRITAGEVTLRAAG; encoded by the coding sequence GTGAATTTCAATCCGGCCCTGTTGCAGGCCCTGGCGCCCGGCCATCCCGTGTCCGGCGAGGCGCTCGGCCGCGCGCTGGGCGTGAGTCGCGCCGCGGTCTGGAAAGCCGTGCGCCGGCTGGTCGCGCTGGGCGTGCCGGTGGAGGCCCGCCGCGGCCGCGGCTATTGCCTGCCGGCGCCGCTGGAATTGCTGGACCCGGCAGCGATTCGCGCTGCCCTGCAGCCAGCGGCCTGCGACCAGCTCGGCCTTCTCGAGGTGGTGGCGGAGATCGATTCCACCAACGCCCGGGTGCTGGCGGGCGGGCTGCCGCTCGGGACGCTGGCCGCCTGCCTCGCGGAATACCAGTCGGCGGGCCGGGGGCGCCGCGGGCGACGCTGGCTGGCGCCGCCGGCCTCGGGCATCTGCTTGTCGGTGGGGGGACGCATGGCGGCGGCCCCGGCCGATTTCGCGGCGCTGCCGGCCGCGGTCGGCGTCGCGTGTGCGACGGCTCTCGAGGCGCTCGGGGTGGCCGGCGTGCGGCTCAAGTGGCCCAACGACCTGTTGCTCGATGACGCCAAGCTCGGCGGCGTGCTGATCGAGTTGCGCGGCGAAGCCCAGGGTCCCGCAACGCTGGCGGTGGGACTCGGACTGAACCTGCGGCTCGGGACCGCGGCCCGTGCGGCGATCGTGTCGGCGGGCGGCCTCCCGCCGGCCGACCTCGCCGCCGTGGCGCCGGGCCTCGGGCGCAACAGGATCGCGGCGGCGCTCATCGAGGCGCTCACGACATGCATCGTGCGGGCGCCGGCAGCGCTCAGCGACGCGGTGCTTGCCGATTGGGCGACGCGCGACGCGATGCATGGCCGCCCGGTGTGCGTCAGCGCGGGGAGCAGCCAGCGGCGCGGTATCGCCCGCGGGATCGACCGCTCGGGGGCGCTGCTGCTCGAAACGGCCGACGGCTCGCGGCAGCGGATCACCGCGGGTGAAGTCACGCTGAGGGCCGCGGGATGA
- a CDS encoding glutathione S-transferase produces the protein MIIVHHLENSRSQRILWLLEELGVQYRVKRYARDPETKLAPATLRKVHPLGKSPVITDGDVTVAESGAIIEYLVDMHGPDSGLRPSHGTEEGRQYTYWLHYAEGSAMPPLLLSLIFRKMPDAPMPFFVRPVVRGIADKVQQSFVKPQLALHLDFMEAELGQRTWFTGEAFTAADIQMSFPLEAAAAGGLLGAERPKLQDFVERIAERPAYQRALKKGGPYTLGF, from the coding sequence ATGATCATCGTCCACCACCTCGAAAACTCGCGATCGCAACGCATCCTGTGGCTGCTCGAGGAGCTCGGCGTCCAGTATCGCGTGAAGCGATACGCGCGCGATCCGGAGACGAAACTCGCGCCGGCGACATTGCGCAAGGTCCACCCCCTCGGCAAATCGCCCGTCATTACCGACGGCGACGTCACGGTGGCCGAATCCGGCGCGATCATCGAATACCTGGTCGATATGCACGGCCCGGACAGCGGCTTGCGGCCCTCGCACGGCACGGAAGAAGGACGGCAATATACTTACTGGCTGCATTATGCCGAGGGCTCGGCGATGCCGCCGCTGTTGCTCAGCCTCATTTTCCGCAAGATGCCCGATGCGCCCATGCCCTTCTTCGTTCGCCCGGTCGTGCGTGGCATCGCCGACAAGGTCCAGCAGAGCTTCGTGAAGCCGCAGCTCGCCCTGCATCTCGATTTCATGGAGGCGGAACTGGGGCAACGGACCTGGTTCACCGGCGAAGCGTTCACGGCCGCCGACATCCAGATGAGCTTCCCGCTCGAGGCGGCGGCGGCCGGTGGCCTGCTCGGCGCGGAACGGCCGAAGCTGCAGGACTTCGTCGAGCGCATCGCGGAACGCCCCGCTTACCAGCGCGCGCTCAAGAAGGGCGGCCCCTACACGCTGGGATTCTGA
- the tuf gene encoding elongation factor Tu: MSKSKFERTKPHVNVGTIGHVDHGKTTLTAALTKVMAEKFGGEVSAYDQIDKAPEEKARGITIATAHVEYQSENRHYAHVDCPGHADYIKNMITGAAQMDGAILVVSAADGPMPQTREHILLARQVGVPYIVVYLNKADMVDDAELLELVELEVRDLLSTYEFPGDDTPIITGSALKAFEGDDSEIGVPSVLKLVDAMDSYIPEPERAIDGAFLMPIEDVFSISGRGTVVTGRIERGIVKVGDEVSIVGIRDTTKTTVTGVEMFRKLLDQGQAGDNVGVLLRGTKRDDVERGQVLAKTGSITPHTKFQAEVYILAKDEGGRHTPFFKGYRPQFYFRTTDVTGMCELPEGVEMVMPGDNVQMVVELIAPIAMEEGLRFAIREGGRTVGAGVVAKIYE; encoded by the coding sequence ATGTCCAAGTCGAAATTCGAGCGTACGAAGCCGCATGTGAATGTGGGGACGATTGGCCATGTTGACCATGGCAAGACGACCTTGACGGCGGCGTTGACGAAGGTGATGGCGGAGAAGTTTGGTGGTGAGGTGAGTGCCTACGACCAGATTGACAAGGCGCCGGAGGAGAAGGCGCGCGGCATCACGATTGCGACGGCGCACGTGGAGTACCAGTCGGAGAACCGGCATTACGCGCACGTGGACTGTCCGGGTCATGCGGACTACATCAAGAACATGATCACGGGTGCGGCGCAGATGGACGGTGCGATCCTGGTGGTGTCGGCGGCGGATGGTCCGATGCCGCAGACGCGGGAGCACATTCTGCTGGCGCGGCAGGTGGGTGTGCCTTATATCGTGGTGTACCTGAACAAGGCGGACATGGTGGACGATGCCGAGCTTCTGGAGCTGGTGGAGCTCGAGGTTCGGGATTTGCTGAGCACCTACGAGTTCCCCGGGGACGACACGCCGATCATCACGGGTTCGGCGCTGAAGGCGTTCGAGGGTGATGACAGCGAGATTGGCGTGCCGTCGGTGTTGAAGCTGGTGGACGCGATGGACAGTTACATTCCGGAGCCGGAGCGTGCGATTGATGGTGCGTTCCTGATGCCGATCGAGGACGTGTTCTCGATTTCGGGACGTGGCACGGTGGTGACGGGACGTATCGAGCGCGGCATCGTGAAGGTGGGCGACGAGGTGTCGATCGTGGGCATCCGTGATACCACGAAGACGACGGTGACGGGCGTCGAGATGTTCCGCAAGCTGCTGGACCAGGGCCAGGCGGGGGACAACGTGGGCGTGCTGCTGCGCGGTACGAAGCGTGACGACGTAGAGCGTGGCCAGGTGCTGGCGAAGACGGGTTCGATCACGCCGCACACGAAGTTCCAGGCCGAGGTGTACATCCTGGCGAAGGACGAGGGTGGTCGTCATACGCCGTTTTTCAAGGGCTACCGGCCGCAGTTTTATTTCCGCACGACGGACGTGACGGGGATGTGCGAGTTGCCTGAGGGTGTGGAGATGGTGATGCCGGGCGACAACGTGCAGATGGTGGTGGAGCTGATTGCGCCGATCGCGATGGAAGAGGGCCTGCGCTTCGCCATCCGCGAAGGCGGTCGCACCGTCGGCGCCGGCGTGGTCGCAAAGATTTACGAATAA
- a CDS encoding glycerol-3-phosphate acyltransferase: MLEFCAKLLIGYLAGSLVGSLVLGRIRGTDIRQLGSGNAGGTNALRTQGKGFALGVMIIDIAKVVAPILWLSDAALPGIGVDPDVSRETIAAGIAAGAVLGHVWPLYFGLRGGKGMATLLGAYGAIEPWLLLAVVLSWVPVFLLRGYVGLATICATALAPVWLALAGQAGRPLFWFALFMAGFVAWTHRGNIARMRAGTESRMFAGRRRPSGPQR; encoded by the coding sequence ATGCTCGAATTCTGCGCCAAGCTGCTCATCGGATATCTCGCGGGCTCTCTCGTGGGCAGCCTGGTGCTCGGACGGATCCGTGGCACGGACATCCGTCAGCTCGGCAGCGGCAATGCCGGCGGCACCAATGCGCTGCGCACCCAGGGCAAGGGCTTTGCGCTGGGGGTCATGATCATCGACATCGCCAAGGTGGTGGCGCCGATCCTCTGGCTGAGTGACGCGGCGCTGCCCGGGATCGGCGTCGATCCGGACGTATCGCGGGAGACCATCGCCGCCGGCATCGCTGCGGGAGCGGTGCTCGGGCACGTTTGGCCGCTGTATTTCGGCCTGCGGGGCGGCAAGGGCATGGCCACGCTGCTGGGCGCCTATGGCGCGATCGAGCCCTGGCTGCTCCTGGCGGTGGTGTTGAGCTGGGTGCCGGTATTCCTGCTGCGCGGCTATGTCGGACTCGCCACCATCTGCGCGACGGCGCTGGCGCCGGTCTGGCTCGCGCTGGCCGGCCAGGCGGGTCGTCCACTGTTCTGGTTCGCCCTGTTCATGGCCGGCTTCGTCGCCTGGACACACCGCGGCAACATCGCGCGCATGCGCGCCGGCACCGAGAGCCGCATGTTCGCGGGCCGCAGGCGGCCCTCCGGACCGCAGCGGTGA
- a CDS encoding NAD(P)-binding domain-containing protein: MAQGPRVCVIGAGSSGIAVVKALRDRGISQVCYEKSDDIGGNWCFRNRNGMSAAYESLHINTDAKLMEYRDYPMPADTPDYPGHRVIKRYFDDYVEHFGLREHIRFDTEVKRAHRRDDGRWEISLDSGATELFDVLVVANGHHWDPRWPEPPYPGEFDGEQLHSHSYLNPTDPVDFHGKRVLVVGMGNSAMDIACELSRPGIAERLYLSARRGVWILPKYLFGIPMSRLGMLPHWVPWRLGSLLTRIVVTLNAGTPWRFGLPRPDHRMLEAHPTISQEIYMRLGSGDILPRPGIRRLQGKRVEFSDGRSEAIDIIVWCTGYKLSLPFFAPSFIAAPGNDLPLWERMVKPGIDNLFFVGLLQPLGAIMPIAEAQGRFIGDHLLGRVALPDAATMTREMTREREALFRRYRDRSARHTMQVDFEDYLYRLRKLTRRGARLARERKTEGPFSPGASPAAH; this comes from the coding sequence ATGGCACAAGGGCCCCGCGTCTGCGTCATCGGCGCCGGCTCCAGCGGCATCGCAGTCGTCAAGGCATTGCGGGACCGCGGCATCTCGCAGGTCTGCTACGAGAAGAGCGACGATATCGGCGGCAACTGGTGTTTCCGCAATCGCAACGGCATGTCGGCCGCCTACGAGTCGCTGCACATCAACACCGACGCGAAGCTGATGGAATACCGGGACTACCCCATGCCCGCCGATACCCCGGACTATCCCGGCCATCGGGTCATCAAGCGCTACTTCGACGATTACGTGGAGCACTTCGGCCTGCGCGAGCATATCCGCTTCGACACGGAGGTGAAGCGGGCACATCGCCGCGATGACGGCCGGTGGGAAATCTCGCTCGACTCCGGCGCGACCGAGCTGTTCGACGTCCTGGTCGTGGCCAATGGCCACCACTGGGACCCGCGCTGGCCGGAGCCCCCTTATCCCGGGGAATTCGATGGCGAGCAGTTGCACTCGCACAGCTACCTGAACCCGACGGACCCGGTCGATTTCCATGGCAAGCGCGTCCTGGTGGTGGGCATGGGCAACAGCGCGATGGACATCGCCTGCGAGTTGTCGCGCCCGGGAATCGCCGAACGGCTGTACCTGTCGGCGCGCCGAGGGGTATGGATCCTGCCCAAGTACCTGTTCGGCATCCCCATGTCGCGCCTCGGCATGCTGCCGCACTGGGTCCCGTGGCGGCTCGGCAGCCTCCTGACCCGGATCGTCGTCACCCTCAATGCGGGTACGCCCTGGCGTTTCGGCCTGCCGCGCCCCGACCACCGCATGCTGGAGGCGCATCCGACCATCAGCCAGGAGATCTACATGCGCCTCGGCAGCGGCGACATCCTGCCGCGCCCGGGTATCCGCCGCCTGCAGGGCAAGCGGGTGGAGTTCAGCGACGGCCGCAGCGAGGCGATCGACATCATCGTCTGGTGCACCGGCTACAAGCTCAGCCTGCCGTTTTTCGCGCCGTCGTTCATTGCCGCACCCGGCAACGACCTGCCGTTGTGGGAGCGCATGGTCAAGCCGGGCATCGACAACCTGTTCTTCGTCGGGCTGTTGCAGCCGCTTGGCGCCATCATGCCGATCGCGGAAGCACAGGGCCGCTTCATCGGCGACCACCTGCTCGGCCGCGTCGCCCTGCCGGATGCCGCGACGATGACGCGCGAGATGACGCGCGAGCGCGAGGCGCTGTTTCGCCGTTACCGGGATCGTTCGGCCCGCCATACCATGCAGGTGGATTTCGAAGATTACCTGTATCGCCTGCGCAAGCTCACGCGCCGCGGCGCGCGCCTCGCGCGCGAGCGCAAAACGGAAGGCCCCTTTTCTCCGGGCGCCTCGCCGGCGGCGCACTAG
- a CDS encoding arginine deiminase-related protein, which yields MSYPGDRQATDTVLLVRPVAFHGNPETVDSNAFQRPPAAADPQAEQAAAAVEFDGLVDTLRTAGVNVIVVSDTAQPPTPDSVFPNNWVSFHADGTAVLYPMMAPSRRGERRRDILEMLSREHGFHVARVLDLSGHEADDRFLESTGSMVLDRVHRVAYACLSARTDPAVLAEAAQQLDYEPLAFAALDKEGLPIYHTNVLMCIGQDFAVVCEEAISDAGQRAAVRQRLEDTGHEVVPIRFEQMCSFAGNMLELASVDGERLLALSSRALDALDAGQRATLAARCRLVAAPVAAIEDGGGGSVRCMLAAVHLPRRV from the coding sequence ATGAGTTACCCAGGCGATCGCCAGGCGACCGACACCGTGCTGCTGGTGCGCCCCGTGGCTTTTCACGGCAATCCCGAAACGGTGGATTCGAACGCTTTCCAGCGCCCGCCCGCCGCGGCGGATCCCCAAGCCGAGCAGGCCGCGGCAGCCGTGGAATTCGACGGCCTCGTGGATACGCTGCGTACCGCCGGCGTCAACGTCATCGTCGTGTCCGACACGGCGCAGCCGCCCACCCCGGATTCCGTGTTTCCCAACAACTGGGTGAGCTTCCACGCCGACGGCACGGCCGTGCTCTACCCGATGATGGCGCCCAGCCGCCGCGGCGAGCGGCGCCGGGACATTCTCGAGATGCTCAGCCGGGAGCACGGCTTTCACGTGGCGCGGGTGCTGGACCTGTCGGGTCACGAGGCCGACGACCGCTTTCTCGAAAGCACCGGCAGCATGGTCCTGGACCGGGTTCATCGCGTCGCCTACGCCTGTCTTTCCGCGCGCACCGACCCCGCGGTGCTGGCGGAGGCCGCACAGCAACTGGATTACGAACCGCTGGCCTTCGCTGCTTTGGACAAGGAAGGCTTGCCGATTTACCACACCAACGTGCTGATGTGCATCGGCCAGGATTTTGCCGTGGTCTGCGAGGAGGCTATCAGCGATGCAGGGCAGCGCGCGGCAGTCAGGCAACGCCTGGAAGACACCGGCCACGAGGTCGTGCCGATTCGTTTCGAGCAGATGTGCAGCTTCGCCGGCAACATGCTGGAGCTGGCGAGTGTCGATGGCGAGCGCCTCCTGGCCTTGTCGTCACGCGCCCTCGATGCGCTCGATGCAGGCCAGCGCGCGACCCTGGCCGCGCGCTGTCGCCTGGTCGCCGCCCCGGTGGCCGCGATCGAGGACGGCGGCGGCGGCAGCGTCCGTTGCATGCTCGCGGCGGTCCATCTCCCGCGACGAGTTTGA
- a CDS encoding DMT family transporter — MIPASPTLRLLCGAALISFAPVFVRLTPVSPTESAFYRTLFGGLMLAAWVILRRTPVERRSGAALLALLAAGVLFSADLAVWHRSIWYVGPGLATLLGNFQVFLLAVVGIVFFGEKARWELMVAIPMAVLGLGLIVGFEWQSLDADYRWGIVFGLLTAVFYAAYILALRRARAASPAGSIVSDLMIVSLVSAAFLFAGAGLGGEPVSIPDARSAGLLAAYALVAQVVGWLLISGSLPHVPASRVGLILLLQPILAFLWDVLIFSRAFGPREIAGATLAIAAIGLGSRPRR; from the coding sequence ATGATCCCTGCCAGTCCGACGCTGCGGCTGCTCTGTGGCGCAGCACTGATCAGCTTTGCGCCCGTGTTCGTCCGCCTCACCCCGGTCAGTCCGACCGAGAGCGCGTTCTACCGCACCTTGTTCGGCGGACTGATGCTGGCCGCCTGGGTGATCCTGCGTCGCACGCCGGTCGAGCGCCGCTCCGGCGCGGCGCTCCTGGCCCTGCTCGCCGCCGGCGTGCTGTTCTCCGCCGACCTCGCCGTGTGGCATCGAAGCATCTGGTACGTGGGCCCCGGCCTCGCGACCCTGCTCGGCAATTTCCAGGTGTTCCTGCTGGCCGTCGTCGGCATAGTGTTCTTCGGTGAGAAGGCCCGCTGGGAGCTCATGGTGGCGATCCCGATGGCCGTCCTCGGCCTCGGCCTGATCGTCGGCTTCGAATGGCAGAGCCTCGATGCCGACTACCGCTGGGGGATCGTGTTCGGCCTGCTGACCGCCGTGTTCTACGCGGCTTACATCCTGGCGTTACGGCGTGCCCGTGCCGCGAGCCCGGCCGGGTCGATCGTGTCCGACCTGATGATCGTTTCACTGGTCTCGGCGGCATTCCTGTTCGCGGGCGCGGGGCTCGGTGGTGAGCCGGTGTCCATTCCTGACGCCAGGTCGGCGGGATTGCTGGCGGCCTACGCCCTCGTGGCGCAGGTCGTGGGCTGGCTGCTGATTTCCGGCAGCCTGCCGCACGTGCCTGCATCGCGCGTCGGCCTGATCCTGTTGCTGCAGCCGATCCTGGCGTTCCTCTGGGACGTGCTGATCTTCTCCCGCGCTTTCGGACCAAGGGAGATCGCGGGCGCCACGCTGGCGATCGCGGCGATCGGTCTCGGTTCGCGTCCGCGGCGCTGA
- a CDS encoding YegS/Rv2252/BmrU family lipid kinase, with translation MREAVVVFVNPAAGGGRGRRHGARAVALLEAGGLRVETVISAGPGQLEELAFREAERGRERIIAIGGDGTLSEVARGVLAVPGAPTILGVVPLGTGNDFIKSAGLPRAWRAACMRLAAGCTPRAIDAGQVNGHWFVNGVGFGFDAAITRAMLRRRWLPGPLAYGAGLLDALRNGVAAPACSLRWDGGEDRRPMTLVAACNGQYVGGLFRLAPRGMLDDGQLDLVWADALSAMQVLRHAPSVVRGTHEHLSVAHFARSRRLEIDSAFGMPAQADGELLGEDVSHLSIELAAGALRLWT, from the coding sequence ATGCGCGAAGCCGTCGTCGTATTCGTCAATCCCGCTGCAGGCGGAGGCCGCGGGCGCCGCCACGGCGCGCGGGCGGTCGCGTTGCTCGAGGCCGGCGGACTGCGGGTCGAGACCGTCATCAGCGCAGGGCCGGGACAGCTCGAGGAGCTGGCGTTCCGCGAAGCCGAACGGGGGCGCGAGCGGATCATCGCGATCGGCGGGGACGGCACGCTGTCCGAAGTGGCCCGCGGCGTACTGGCCGTGCCCGGCGCTCCGACCATCCTGGGCGTGGTCCCGCTGGGCACCGGCAACGACTTCATCAAGTCCGCGGGGCTGCCCCGCGCCTGGCGCGCGGCGTGCATGCGACTCGCGGCCGGTTGCACGCCGCGCGCCATCGATGCCGGCCAGGTCAACGGTCACTGGTTCGTCAACGGCGTCGGCTTCGGCTTCGACGCCGCGATCACCCGGGCCATGCTGCGGCGGCGATGGTTGCCCGGTCCGCTGGCCTACGGCGCCGGGCTCCTCGACGCCCTGCGCAACGGCGTCGCAGCGCCTGCATGCTCGCTGCGCTGGGACGGCGGCGAGGACCGGCGGCCGATGACGCTGGTCGCTGCCTGCAACGGCCAGTATGTCGGGGGCCTGTTCCGGCTCGCGCCCCGGGGCATGCTGGACGACGGCCAGCTGGACCTCGTCTGGGCGGACGCGCTCAGCGCGATGCAGGTGCTGCGGCACGCGCCGAGCGTGGTGCGCGGCACGCACGAACACCTGTCCGTCGCGCACTTCGCCCGCAGCCGTCGACTCGAGATCGACAGCGCCTTCGGCATGCCGGCCCAGGCTGACGGCGAGCTGCTCGGCGAGGACGTCTCGCATCTCTCGATCGAGCTGGCGGCAGGCGCATTGCGGCTGTGGACCTGA
- a CDS encoding alpha/beta hydrolase fold domain-containing protein: MAMRRAFARMLARTVVRPGLVPRRPLVHRRWRIERAAAVLPLPRGVRIQPAAEENPGGEWLLPGDVQPDDPRGAMLYVHGGGFVLGSPASHRAIVARCAQLTGRPVLAAHYRLAPEHPFPAALEDLQSTWRALTLDGARPIALAGDSAGGWLALAVARYAAAAGLPRPAGLALFSPLVELARAERALAADMLLPPGFVQQGIAAWRGDIPASDPRFDLLDASLAGLPPVYLAFDRDEALAEDARRLAAALREAGVRLRIEESSGLWHAWPLFGGVLPEADATLHAAVAMLGLQPDHA; this comes from the coding sequence ATGGCGATGCGTCGCGCCTTCGCACGCATGCTGGCCCGCACCGTGGTGCGTCCGGGGCTGGTGCCGAGGCGGCCGCTGGTGCACCGGCGCTGGCGCATCGAGCGGGCTGCCGCGGTGCTCCCCCTGCCGCGCGGCGTCCGCATCCAGCCCGCCGCCGAAGAAAACCCGGGCGGGGAATGGCTGCTGCCGGGTGATGTCCAGCCGGACGATCCGCGCGGCGCGATGCTCTATGTCCACGGCGGTGGCTTCGTGCTGGGTTCCCCCGCCAGCCATCGGGCGATCGTGGCCCGCTGCGCCCAGCTGACGGGCCGCCCTGTGCTCGCCGCGCATTATCGGCTGGCGCCGGAACACCCTTTCCCGGCCGCGCTCGAGGACTTGCAGTCCACCTGGCGGGCGCTGACGCTGGACGGCGCGCGGCCGATCGCACTGGCGGGTGATTCCGCGGGCGGCTGGCTGGCGCTTGCCGTGGCGCGCTATGCCGCAGCCGCCGGGCTGCCGCGGCCGGCGGGCCTCGCGCTTTTTTCGCCCCTGGTCGAGCTGGCGCGCGCCGAGCGAGCGCTGGCCGCCGATATGCTCTTGCCGCCCGGATTCGTGCAGCAGGGCATCGCCGCGTGGCGGGGCGACATCCCGGCCAGCGATCCGCGCTTCGACCTGCTGGACGCGTCGCTCGCGGGACTGCCGCCCGTGTATCTCGCCTTCGATCGCGACGAGGCGCTGGCTGAAGATGCGCGCCGCCTCGCCGCCGCGTTGCGCGAGGCCGGCGTCAGGCTGCGCATAGAGGAATCGAGCGGACTCTGGCATGCCTGGCCGCTGTTCGGCGGGGTGCTGCCCGAAGCCGACGCCACCCTGCACGCCGCCGTCGCCATGCTCGGGCTGCAGCCGGATCACGCCTGA
- a CDS encoding type III pantothenate kinase, translating into MMLLLDLGNTRLKAGWPLPGGGVRVLGEASHRDRGMREALAGLLDGTDLEGRPALCANVAGAAAGKSLADALRESGGGSLAFLRAEREFGGVSCGYRDPSHLGADRWAALLGARVLSDEACLVVDAGSALTLDALAPGGRHLGGWILPGLSMMVAALEARTGDLGKLRRASGVAGAGEFPADTGPAMESGARLAAVGAVRGARDRLERHCGRTARLLLTGGDAAALVEAVADARHVPDLVLQGLARAATARLS; encoded by the coding sequence ATGATGTTGCTGCTGGACCTGGGCAATACACGGCTGAAAGCCGGCTGGCCGCTGCCCGGCGGCGGCGTGCGCGTGCTCGGCGAGGCGTCGCACCGGGACCGGGGCATGCGCGAGGCGCTCGCCGGGTTGCTCGACGGGACGGATCTCGAGGGCCGGCCCGCCCTGTGCGCCAACGTCGCCGGGGCCGCTGCGGGAAAATCGCTGGCCGATGCGCTGCGGGAATCCGGCGGCGGGAGCCTGGCGTTCCTGCGGGCCGAGCGCGAGTTCGGGGGCGTGTCCTGCGGTTACCGTGATCCGTCGCATCTCGGTGCGGATCGCTGGGCCGCATTGCTCGGGGCGCGGGTGCTGAGCGACGAGGCCTGCCTCGTGGTGGATGCCGGCTCGGCGCTCACGCTCGATGCGCTGGCGCCCGGCGGGCGGCACCTCGGCGGATGGATCCTGCCGGGCCTTTCGATGATGGTGGCGGCGCTGGAAGCGCGCACCGGCGACCTCGGCAAGCTGCGTCGGGCCTCCGGCGTGGCCGGCGCCGGCGAGTTTCCGGCCGATACCGGCCCGGCCATGGAGTCAGGGGCGCGACTCGCCGCCGTCGGCGCCGTGCGCGGCGCACGCGATCGGCTCGAGAGGCATTGCGGCCGGACTGCGCGCCTGCTGCTGACCGGCGGGGACGCGGCTGCACTGGTCGAGGCGGTGGCGGATGCGCGGCATGTCCCTGACCTGGTATTGCAGGGACTGGCACGGGCCGCGACGGCGAGGCTTTCCTGA
- a CDS encoding arginine deiminase-related protein, producing the protein MTHDTRILMCPPDHFEVDYVINPWMDGHSGSLDLALAREQWEALREAISTCAEVRLLDPRPGLPDLVFTANAGLVYQNLAVPSHFMPHERRPEEPFLRAWFEAEGFEVRVLPQNIAFEGAGDALIDRGGPWLWTGYGFRTELEAHDYLRRWFDLELVSIRLVDPRFYHIDTCLCPLDGGYLLYHPPAFAAESRKEIERRVPRHKRIPVSVENAGHFACNAVNVGDCIFMNRTGGELVGVLESRGFRVTQLGLSEFLKAGGSAKCLTLKLTEPQRPA; encoded by the coding sequence ATGACCCATGACACTCGCATACTGATGTGCCCGCCCGACCATTTCGAGGTGGATTACGTCATCAATCCCTGGATGGACGGGCACTCCGGCTCGCTCGACCTGGCGCTGGCCCGCGAGCAGTGGGAAGCGCTGCGGGAGGCCATCTCCACCTGCGCCGAGGTCAGGCTGCTCGACCCCCGTCCGGGCCTGCCCGACCTGGTGTTCACCGCGAATGCTGGGCTGGTGTACCAGAATCTCGCCGTGCCGTCGCATTTCATGCCGCACGAGCGGCGGCCGGAGGAGCCTTTCCTGCGCGCCTGGTTCGAGGCCGAGGGCTTCGAAGTGCGTGTCCTGCCGCAGAACATCGCCTTCGAGGGCGCCGGCGACGCGTTGATCGATCGTGGTGGCCCGTGGCTCTGGACGGGCTACGGTTTTCGCACCGAACTCGAGGCGCACGACTACCTGCGCCGCTGGTTCGACCTCGAGCTGGTCTCGATCCGGCTCGTCGATCCGCGTTTCTATCACATAGACACCTGTCTCTGTCCCCTGGACGGCGGCTATCTCCTCTACCATCCGCCGGCCTTCGCCGCCGAGTCCCGCAAGGAGATCGAGCGGCGCGTGCCGCGCCACAAGCGCATTCCGGTCAGCGTCGAGAATGCCGGGCATTTCGCCTGCAACGCCGTGAACGTGGGCGATTGCATCTTCATGAACCGCACGGGCGGCGAACTCGTCGGCGTCCTCGAGTCGCGAGGCTTCAGGGTGACGCAACTGGGGCTGTCCGAATTCCTCAAGGCGGGCGGGTCGGCGAAGTGCCTGACGCTCAAGCTGACGGAGCCGCAGCGCCCGGCCTGA